In the genome of Mesorhizobium sp. NBSH29, the window CGCGGGCCGGTCCTCTTCCTTCAGCTTGGCGAAGCGACGATCAATGCGCGTGTTGGTCATGTCAGATCTCCATGCCAAGCATGCCCGCCACCGTGTGTACGTCTTTGTCGCCGCGGCCCGACAGGTTGACGATGATCACCTTGTCGTTAGACATTTCTTTGGCCAGTTTTACGGCATGGGCAATCGCATGCGCCGATTCCAGCGCAGGCATGATTCCCTCAGTCCGAGTGGTGAGCTGGAAGGCCTCCATCGCCTCGTCGTCGAGGATAGGCACATAAATGACCCGTCCGCTGTCGCGTAGCCATGAATGTTCGGGACCAACGCCCGGATAGTCAAGCCCTGCCGAGATGGAGTGGCCATCCATGATCTGCCCGTCACCGTTTTGCAAAAGATAGGTCCGGTTGCCATGCAGTACGCCGGGCCTGCCCGCACTCATTGACGCACAGTGCTCGTCGCCGTCCAGCCCACGCCCGCCGGCCTCGACGCCGTAGATCGCAACGGAACGGTCATCCAGGAACGGATGGAAAATACCAATAGCATTCGATCCGCCTCCTACTGCCGCCACAATCGCATCGGGCAGGCGCCCTTCGCGTTCAAGGATCTGTTCGCGCGCTTCTAACCCGATGACAGACTGAAATTCGCGCACCAACTCTGGATAAGGATGCGGTCCTGCTGCCGTTCCGATCAGGTAGTAGGTGTCCTCGACATTGGTGACCCAGTCGCGCAGGGCCTCGTTCATGGCATCCTTGAGCGTCCCGTGACCGGAGCTGACCGCGTTGACCTCGGCACCCAGAAGCTTCATGCGAAACACATTGGGTTTTTGCCGCTCTACATCGGTAGCGCCCATATAGACAACGCAGGGAAGACCGAAACGAGCCGACACGGTCGCTGATGCGACGCCATGCTGGCCGGCCCCCGTCTCGGCAATGATACGCTTCTTCCCCATGCGCTTCGCCAGCAGGATCTGGCCCAGACAATTGTTGATCTTGTGCGAGCCAGTGTGGTTGAGGTCCTCGCGCTTGAAATAGATCTTTGCGCCGCCGACATGCTGGGTCAGCCCCTCGGCGTAATAAAGCTTTGAGGGCCTCCCTGCGTAATGCGTGGAAAGATCCTGCAACTCTGCTTTGAATGCGGGATCGTTGCGCGCTTTATGCCAGTGATGTTCAAGATCGAGGATCAGCGGCATCAATGTTTCGGCGACAAATCGTCCGCCAAAAATACCGAACATCCCCTGCTCATCAGGGCCTGTTCGAAACGAGTTGGGTTCAGCCGGTTTATCCATCACCCGATCTCCTGTTCAGGCGTGGCGCCTGCCGCCAGCAGCCTTCACCGCTCGAAAAAAATCTTCGATAAGCGCTACGTCTTTGGTTCCAGGCGCGCTTTCAACGCCGGAAGAAATGTCGATACCGGGCGGATAGCTAAGGTTCAGCGCCTCACCTATATTGGCCGCGTTGAGACCACCGGAAAGCATGTAATTAACGTCCCCGTCAAGGGCGGCAAGGACGCGCCAGTCAAAGGTGACACCGTTTCCACCTGGAAGCTTTGACCCAGCCGGCGGTTTCGCATCCAGCAAAAAGCGATCTGCAACCGCACGATAGGGAGCAATCAATGCGATATCGGACGCGTCGCGGATGGCAACAGCCTTCATCACCTCAAGACCGTAACGGGCTTTCACCTCAGCAACCCGCTCGGGCGTCTCATGTCCATGCAGCTGCAGTACGTCAGGGCGCATGGTATCGACGATGGCTTGAAACGTATCGTCGTCTGCGTCGACGGTAACCGCCACCGCCTTTGCACGGCCCGTTGCTGCCTGCCGCAACGCCCTGGCGTCGCCTGCTGAAATGTTGCGCGGACTCTTGGCGAAAAAAATAAAACCTATGTGGCTGGCACCACCGTCGAGTGACGCCGCCACGGTATCGGGCGTCTTCAAGCCGCAGATTTTGATGTCCAAGGTCATTGCGGGGGCGTCGCATGAAAGGGCAAAAGAGTCGAGCAAAACTGTTTCTCTTCGGTTTCAATCGAACGCAATTGCCTGCAACGCGCTTCCATTACGCTTCAACCAAGCTTTGCAGCGCTCCGTATCGGGGCAGAGCTCGGTACACAATTTCCAGAATTTCGGCCCGTGGTTCATTTCCTTAAGATGAGCCACTTCATGAGCCACCAAATAATCGATTACCGGAGCGGGAGCCATCATGATGCGCCATGAAAATGAAAGCGAACCGTCAGCGGTGCAGGACCCCCAGCGGCTGGTGGTGTCACGAAATCGCACCGCCTTGGCGCGCCGTCCGACAGTCTCGGTGTGTTTTGCCACGAGAGCGTCGATATCCCGTTTGGCTTCGCGCTTGAGAAAATCCGCGACCCGGCGCGCAAGATGGCGGCGGTCGCCAAAGACTGTCAGCTTCGGCCCATCAGCGTCGATTATCTGCGTCACAGTGCCACGCGCACCGGGTTCGTGGATGATGAGGTGCGCAACGCCACGCACGGGAATCTTGATACCCGGCCTCACCTGCGGTCGATCAGGCACCTTGGAAAGCCGCTGCTCCAACCAACCCTGATGGCGGCTGAGAAACCGTTCGACCTCTCCTCCCGCCACGCCTGGAGGTACTGTTATTCTGAGTCCCCGACCGCCGGCATCGATGCGCAGGGTAAGCCGCCGAGCACGTTCGTTCTCAACGATGCGAAGCGAAAGTGTTCGCCCGGCAACATCGTGCGTGCGCTCGCCCAGCGCGGTTCGGGGATCATCAGACCAGCGTTTCAGAAAGCCGAAGGACATGGATTAAAGATCGCCGATTCGACCAGAAAATGCGCTAGAAATCGTGTCTAAGGATTGGAAATAAGTGATGTGAAGTTCGCGCGCTGACAAAAAAATATCGACGCCAGAATCCCGGCGTCGATATCGTCTTTCAAGCGCAATAAGTCATGCTTCGTCGAGCAGCCCGCCAGACTTGCCCCTGCTTCTCGGAGTGGTCGTCGGCGCGGTAGCTCTGTTGCGATTGGCCATAAACCGGTCAAATTCGTCCTGGTCTTTGGCTCGGCGCAACTCGCGGGCGTATTCGTCAAACTCTTCGAGCATATCGTCAAGCTTCTTGCGTTCCTCAGCGAGACGCTCAAGTTCCGTTCCGCGCCAGTCATCGAAAGCCACGTTGCCGGTTCGCGCATTTCCGTGTCCCCAGCGATGGGCTTTGTCTGCGCCGCGCCGGCAGCTAGCGAAAATACCATCAGTGGCGCGATTTGCGTCGCGCTTGAAGCCCTCGAGCCGGTCGCCCCAGATAATATAGGCGATCATGGCAAGGCCTAGCGGCCAGAACACCATGAAGCCGATCACCATCATCGCAATGGTTGCCGGCGTCCAGGCCGGACGGATCAGTGCAGTTGTGTTCATCGTCTCCCGTTCCTTCAGTTGGAGGCGGCGGGAAATGCTGCCGCTGAAATCGAGATGGGAAAACCAATATGGCGATTCAAGATCGGTTCGTCAGATTCCGGATAAGACGTTGAAGAAATTACGCTGTTTTGAACGAATCAAGAGTTAGAACAACCAGGCCTGCCAGCAATCCCCAGAAGGCGGCGCCCACGCCGAACAGCGTGAGGCCCGAGGCGGTGACAGCAAATGTAACTGTAGCAGCCATGCGCTCGGTTTCATCCTTAAGTGCAATAGTTAGCGCATTGGCCAGAGCGCCAAGCAATGCCAGCCCGGCGACAAGCACGATCAGATTTTGCGGAAGCACCGAAAAAAGCGCCACCAACGAGGCACCGAAGAGCGCGAAGACGAAGTAGGCCATCGAGTAGAACGGTCCGGTCTTCCAGCGTTGCTCGGGATCAGGATGGACGTCCGGGCCGGTACAGATTGCTGCCGAGATCGCGGCAAGGTTTGTCGTGAGTGCTCCGAACGGGGCGGTGAGTAATGAAACGAGCCCTGTGACGGTGACGATTGGTCCAGCCTTCGGAGTGTAGCCGGCAGCCCTCAAAACCGCGAGCCCCGACAGATTCTGGGATGCCATGGTGACGAGATAGAGTGGCAAGGCCAGGCCAATCGCCGCCGACAACGAAAAGCTTGGAGCAATCAGCGTCAGCGTAGAAATCTGCGGCGCTGGCATCGCGCCCAGCCGTCCCAGGAGAAATGCGAGCACGCCGCCTCCAACAAGCACAGCAAGCACCGAGAGCGCCGGGTTGATAAGCCGGATCAGAAAAAACGCAGCCACCAACGGCGCGATAAGCAAGGGATCAGCCGGCACCGCCTTTGCTGCATTCATAGCAAAACTCACAACGATGCCAGCAAGCATGGCCGAGGCGATTGACGCCGGTATACGGGCGATCAACCGGGTTAGCGGTCGAAACAGTCCGGTAGCGATCAACATCAGTGCAGCGAGTATGAACGCGCCGACCGCGTCGTTCATGGTGAAGCCGCTGCTGGCTGCAATGAGGGCTGCGCCCGGCGTCGACCACGCGGTGATAACGGGCATACGCGTCTTCCACGACAACCACGCCGTTTCAAGCGCCATGGCCAGGCAGATCGCAGTCACCCAACTTGCCGTCTGTGCTTGCGTGGCGTCGACGGCATCGGCAGCCGCGATGATAAGCGCTAAGGTGCCTCCGAAGCCGACAATGGCGGCCACGAAAGCCGAAACCGGGATGGATATGCGCATCAGCATGCCCGCAAAACGAGTTCGTCGACAGCCCGGAGCATGAGGGCGAGATCCTGGGGGCGCGAGAGTCGGTGGTCGCCGTCTGGCACCAACGATAGTGTCACATCGTCTGCTGGCAGGCAGCTGACAAGTTTAAGGGCATGAGCGTGCGGAACATCGGGGTCGTTCATGCCTTGGATGATATGTACGGGGCAATGGGTATCGATGGGCCCGGTCATTACCCTGTTGGACCGCCCATCCTCCATGAGAGCTCTCGTATATATGTTGGGGCCTTCCGAATAGTCTGACGGTTCTTCGAAATAGCCATTCAATTTGAGTTCTTGTCGCTGGGCCTCGGAAAGTGCTGGCTCGACAAGGTCTGTGGTGAAGTCGGGCGCAGGAGCGAGGAGAAGCATTCCGGCAATACGGCCGTATGAACCACTTTGGGCAAGCCTTTGTGCCATCCTTAGCGCAATCCAAGCGCCCATCGACGATCCGATAAGGATCTGGCGTTCACCGCCAAATTGGCGAAACACGGCCAGACTTTGCTCGAGCCACAGCGAAATTGTGCCTTCGCGGAATGAGCCGCCGGATTCGCCATGGCCCGAATAATCGTGGCGCACCATGGCCCTTCCCTTGTCTGCAGCCCAGCCGTCAAGAGCGGCAGCCTTGGTTCCGCTCATATCCGATCGGTATCCGCCAAGCCACATCAACCCTGGACCGCGCCCTTTACGCCGTCGCACCGCGATTGGCACACCACCCACGTCCAGAATCTCGGGTTGCGATTTGTGCATCTTGCCCCTCGTTGCGCATTGCAAGCTCTTCTGCCACGAACCGGACCGACCGGGTAGTCAGTGCGCATTTTAGACGATTTCAGGTTTGACGGTGATTCTTTCAAACGGCTGTGCTATTGACACCGCCATTGTGCGAACGACATAGCGCATACCCGTTTTAGAACGCCGATACTTATCGAAACAGCCAGGAGAATACGACCATTCGCAGACCCTTTAAAGCCGCAGCGCCCACCAAGGACGGGCCGCGCGCCAATCGAGACATCCGGGTACCCCGGGTCCAACTCATCGACGTGGACGGAAGCAACCGCGGCAACGTGTCAATCAACGACGCGTTGCTCGCCGCAGAGGAACAGGGTCTCGATCTCGTCGAGATTTCCCCCAACGCAGAGCCACCTGTCGTCAAAATTCTCGATCTTGGAAAGCTGAAATACGCCAATCAGAAAAAGGCTGCAGAGGCGCGGAAGAACCAAAAGGTCATCGAGATCAAGGAGATCAAGATGCGCCCCAACATCGATACCCATGACTATGAGGTGAAGATGCGCGCCGTGCGCCGGTTCTTCGAGGAAGGCGACAAGGTCAAGCTGACCCTTCGCTTCCGCGGTCGCGAAATGGCCCATATGGAGCTGGGCATGCAGCTTTTGAACAAGGTGCGAGAAGAAGTGGCGACAATTGCCAAGGTGGAGGCCGAGCCGAAGCTCGAAGGACGCCAGATGATGATGGTGCTTGCCCCACGTTAAGGCGTGCGTCACATAGGCTTGAGGCCGCTTACGCGGCCTTTTGTTTTGGCCCCGATTTCGTGCCCAGGTGCGGCAAAGGCAATTTTTGAGGGTAGTTACATGGTTGCGTCGACGCGGCCCGAAACCATAAAGACAAAATCCGCCGACGAGCTAAGCCGTTATCAGCGTCGGCGTCGCCAGGTGCTGGCGGTACTCGTTGTGTTCATGCTCATGGCGTTGCTGTTTGTTCGTTCGGCCTATGCGCCTTCAGATGGTATGCACGAACATATCGAAGCTTTCGGTATCGGCGCCATGGTCTTTGCCATCCTCGGCCGTACCTGGTGTACTCTCTATATAGGCGGGCGAAAGAGTTCCGAGATAGTCAGGGGCGGGCCCTATTCGGTAACGCGCAATCCACTTTACGTTTTCAGCGCCATCGGCGCTGGAGGAATAGGAGCAATGTCAGGCAGCCTTACGGTCGCCTTTCTGCTCGCGTTCCTCTGCTACATCGCTTTCCACGCAGTAATCCTCGTTGAGGAAGCATATCTGGAGCAAAACTTCGGCGCCCCCTACAAGAGTTATATGCAGGACGTGCCGCGCTTCTTCCCAAACCCGTGGCTGTTTCGCGAGAGCGACATGCTTTCCGTAAGGCCACAGACCCTCTATCGAACCTTCACCGATGGACTTTTCTTCCTCGCCGCCTATCCATTTTTTGAAGTGATAGAAAACCTGCAGGAAAGCGGCTTTTTGCCCGTCCTCCTGCATCTCTATTAGCGGCTTGGTTCCAGAAAAAAGAGTCGGTTGCGCTTTTAGGGCTTCGCCGGTATAAGGCCGCGTTCAGAACCGTCCGGCAGGGCATGCCGTGGCGGTTCGCAATGCTTTTCAGGCTAGGTCTGCCTGAAATTGAAAAATGAAGGGACGCCACATGCCAAGGCATGAAAGGAAGTCCTGCAAAAACGGAGTAGCAAAATGCCCAAGATGAAGACCAAATCAGCCGCCAAAAAGCGGTTTAAGATTACTGGTACCGGTAAAGTTTTGTCGGCTGCTGCCGGCAAGCGTCACGGCATGATCAAGCGTTCCAACAAGTTTATTCGAAATGCTCGCGGCACGATGGTTCTGGCTGAACCGGATGGCAAGAAGATCATCAAGAATTTTCTGCCGAACGGCCTTTGAGCCTCGGCCCGGAACGAATTAAGGAGATCATGACATGGCACGCGTAAAAAGAGGCGTTACCTCACACGCCAAGCACAAAAAAGTTCTGAAGGCCGCCAAAGGTTTCTACGGTCGCCGTAAGAATACCATTCGTATTGCAAAGCAGGCTGTCGAAAAGTCGCTGCAATACGCATATCGCGATCGCAAGAACCGCAAGCGCAACTTCCGCGCTCTGTGGGTGCAGCGCATCAACGCCGCTGTTCGCGAGCAGGGCCTGACCTACGGCCGCTTCATTGATGGTCTGAACAAGTCCGGCATCGAGATCGACCGCAAGGTTCTTTCGGATATGGCAATTCACGAGCCACAGGCATTTGCTGCTCTCGTGGTTAAGGCAAAAGCTGCCCTTGAATATCTGAAGGACACCACCCCGAACGCTTTTGAAAGCGCTGTCGCCGCCTAAGGCCAGCCGCTTCCCAAGCGATTCGATACTTGATTTGGGAAACCCGCGCTGGCACGGCTGGCGCGGGTTTTTTGCTTTTGTGCGTAGCTAGCCACGTTGAGAGACATGATGAGCGAACTTGATATCCTTGAAACTTCCCTGATGAGCGAAATCACCGCTGCAAGCGATGAGCAAGCGATTGAGGCTGTGCGTCTCTCAGCGCTCGGCAAAAAGGGTTCGGTTTCCGAAATGCTGAAAACTCTTGGCGCAATGAGTGCCGAAGACCGGCAGGTTAAGGGGCCGGTGATCAATGGTCTTAAGAACCGCATCACCGAGGCGCTGACAGTGCGCCGAAATGAACTGCGCGATGCGGCCATAACCACCAGATTGGCTGCCGAAAAAGTAGACGTCACCTTGCCACTTCGCCAAGCCCCGGCAGAGCGCGGGCGTATCCATCCCATCAGCCAAGTGATTGATGAAATTACCGCTATCTTTGCCGATATGGGTTTCTCCATTGCCGAAGGCCCGGATGTCGAGACAGACTATTACAATTTCACCGCTTTGAACTTCCCCGAAGGTCATCCGGCGCGCGAAATGCACGACACGTTTTTCTTGCAGGCAGCAGAAGGCGCCGCCGCAAAGGTCCTGCGCACGCACACATCACCCGTGCAGATCCGCACCATGGAAACGCAAAAGCCGCCAATCCGCATTGTTATTCCCGGCAAGACCTACCGCATGGATTCGGATGCCACCCACACCCCAATGTTCCATCAGGTCGAGGGGCTGGTGATCGACAAGACTGCCAATGTCGCCAATATGCGCTGGGTATTGGAAGAGTTCTGCAAGGCCTTCTTCGAGGTTCCATCCTTGAAAATGCGTTTTCGCCCGAGCTATTTTCCGTTCACCGAGCCAAGCCTTGAAGTGGACATTCAGTGCGACCGCTCAAAGCCCGGCGAAGTGCGCTTCGGCGAGGGCGATGACTGGATGGAAATTCTTGGCTGCGGCATGGTGCACCCCAATGTGCTGCGCGCCGGCGGGCTGGACCCTGACGAATATCAGGGCTTTGCCTGGGGCATGGGCATCGACCGCATCGCCATGCTGAAATACGGCATGCCGGACCTGCGCGCCTTCTTCGATGCAGATGTGCGCTGGCTCTCGCATTACGGTTTCCGCCCGCTCGACATGCCAAGCCTGTTTGGCGGGCTGAGCCAGTGAACGCAGACGACCGGATGTCCCTCAGAACAGTCCGCTAAAAGACAGAGTTAAAGAATGAAATTCACCCTCTCCTGGCTCAAAGATCATCTCGAAACCGATGCGTCGCTGGATCAAATTGTTGAACGGCTGACGTCGATCGGTCTCGAGGTTGAATCTGTCGATGACAAATCGAGCCTGAAACCTTTCGTCATCGCAAAAGTTCTGACGGCTGAAAAACATCCTGATGCCGACAAGCTGCGCGTGCTGAGCGTGGATATTGGCAATGGGCAGGCACCCATTCAGGTCGTGTGCGGCGCGCCCAATGCGCGTGCCGGTCTAATTGGTGCGTTCGCGGCACCGGGGGCTTATGTGCCGGGCATCGACGTTACTTTGGCTATCGGGAAAATTCGCGGCGTCGAAAGCCACGGCATGATGTGCTCCGAGCGCGAGCTGGAGCTTTCAGATGAACATGATGGTATTATTGATCTGCCCGCAGATGCGCCGGTCGGCACCAGCTATGCCAGCTATGCCCATTTGGACGATCCGCTCATCGAGATCGGTCTGACCCCGAACCATCCAGATGCAACGGGTGTCTATGGCATTGCACGTGATCTGGCGGCCTCTGGCCTCGGCACCTTGAAGCTTGCGCAGGTGGAAAAGAGTGTTGCCAGCGGGCAGATGCCTGTGACGGTTTCTATAGATGCGCCAGAGCTTTGCCCCGGCTTCGCATTGCGTCTCGTGCGCGGTGTCAAGAATGGTGCGTCCCCTAAATGGATGCAGCAGCGATTGCTTGCCATTGGCCTGCGCCCCATCAATGCTCTGGTGGATATCACCAATTACATGACCTTTGATCAGGGCCGCCCGCTGCATGTGTTTGATGCTGCAAAGGTCACCGGCAATCTCACCGTGCGCCGTGCTGCTGCGGGAGAGAAAGTGCTGGCTCTGGACGGGCGCGAATACCAGCTGACGCCAGAAATGTGTGTGATTGCCGATGACAAGGGTGTCGAATCTATTGCCGGTATCATGGGTGGCGCGCATTCTGGCTGCGATGAAACCACAACTGATGTGCTGATTGAATCCGCGCTCTGGGAGCCGATGAACATTGCTCGCACAGGCCGCGAACTCGGCATCATCACCGATGCACGCTATCGTTTTGAACGCGGCGTTGACCCCGAAATGATGGCTCCTGGACTGGAACTCGCGACAAAGCTCGTCACGGATTTTTGTGGTGGCCAGCCAAGTGAAGCTCAAATCATTGGCTATGCAGGCTACACCCCGAAAGTTGTAAAATTCCCATTGGCCGAGGTGAAACGTCTGACCGGCCTTGAGGTCGCAGGACAAGAAAGTCTTGATATATTGACCCGGCTTGGCTTCACGGTCAGCGGTTCAGGCGACGAGGTGCGTGTTTCAGTTCCCTCCTGGCGTCCCGATATTGATGGCAAGGCCGACCTCGTTGAAGAGGTCATGCGCATGCATGGCGTTGATGCGATTGAACCGCAACCGCTGCCAGCGCTTGCAGGCGTGGGCACCAAGGTGCTGACAACACTTCAGATCCGCACGCGGTCTGCAAGACGTGCCTTGGCCGTGCGCGGTTTGATGGAAGCCATCAATTGGTCATTCATTTCCGCGAAACACGCTCAGGCATTTGCCGGTGGCCAGCCTGCGCTGAGGCTTGCCAATCCAATTGCTGCCGACATGTCGGACATGCGTCCGTCCTTGCTGCCGGGTTTGCTTTCAGCCGTTCAACGTAATGTTGATCGCGGTTTTGGTGATGTGGCTCTGTTTGAGGTCTCCGGAACTTATGAAGGCGATACGCCTGAAGCACAGCGCAGGGTTGCGGCAGGCGTCAGGCGCGGCACCGCAAAGGCAGATGGCTCAGGCAGGCATTGGAGCGGCAACGGTTCTGTGGTCGGCGTATTCGACGCCAAGGCAGATGCGCTGGCGGCGCTGGAAGCATGTGGTGCGCCAGTTGACAAACTGCAGATCGAAGCAGGTGGTCCAGAATGGTATCATCCTGGCCGTTCAGGCAGCATCAAGCTCGGGCCCAAAGTGCTGCTCGGCACCTTTGGTGAGTTCCACCCAAAGACGCTGGAACTCCTTGATGTGAGCGGGCCGCTCTGTGGCTTTGAAATTTTCATTGATGCCATCCCTGAGCCGAAAGCCAAACCAACACGCACCAAGCCCAAGCTGGAACTTTCGAGCCTCCAGACAGTGAAGCGCGACTTTGCCTTTGTGGTTGACCGTTCGGTGGAAGCCGGCCCTCTCGTTCGGGCAGCGCTGAGTGCTGACAAGAAGCTTGTGACTTCTGTATCCGTCTTCGATCTGTTCGAGGGCGCGTCCCTTGGCGAAGGCAAAAAATCGGTGGCCATTGAAGTATCAATTCAGCCTGTCGAGAAGACATTGACCGATGAGGATTTCGAGGCGCTGGCAACGCGTATCATCGACAACGTCAAAAAGCAGACCGGCGGTGTGCTGCGAGCCTGAAAAGTTCGCGATTAAAAACTGAGGGGGATGAGCATGTTCAGATGGGGTGTATTGTCGACGGCAAAGATTGGCCGTGAACAGCTATTGCCTGCGATTGCAGATGCAGAAAATGGCGTTATCACCGCGATTGCCAGCCGTGAACTGAGCAAAGCCCGTGCGCTTGCAGATCGCTTTGGTGCGCCGCATGCCTTTGGCTCCTATGAGGAGCTTCTGGCCTCTGATGAGGTTGACGGTGTCTACATCCCGCTCCCGACATCGCAGCATGTGGAATGGACACTGAAGGCTGCAAATGCCGGAAAGCATGTTTTGTGTGAAAAGCCGATTGCTCTTCAGGCCGCAGACATTGCCCAAATAATCGAAGCACGCGACCGCAACAAGGTTTTGATCTGCGAAGCCTTCATGGTGTTTTACCATCCGCAATGGATCAAGGTGCGCCAGCTCATCGCTGCTGGCGCTATCGGCAGGGTGCGCCACGTGCAAGGCGCGTTCTCTTACTTTAATGTTGATCCATCGAACATGCGCAATCAGCTTTCGCTAGGCGGCGGCGCGCTACCAGATATCGGCGTCTATCCAAGCGTTGCTACCCGAATGGTGACTGGTAAAGAGCCGGTACGCATTCAGGCCACGGTTGAACGCGACGAGAAGTTTGGCACCGATACCTACTCCAGCGTGAAAGCCGATTTTGGCGATTTCGACCTCACATTCTATTGCTCTACTCAAATGGCGTTACGTCAGTTCATGGTTTTCCACGGCGAGCACGGTTTTATCGAGGTGCACGGGCCGTTCAATGCAGGCGATTACGAGCATTCTCGGGTGGAGTTGCATAACCAAACCCACACCGAGGCAACAGTATTTCGCTTTCCCGGCACGCGCCAATATTGTCTTGAGGTCGAAACTTTTGCACGAGCGGCGCTGGGCGGCGGCGATGATGTCTTCCCGCTCGAGCAGTCGGTCAAAAACCAGAAGATGATCGACGCCATCTTTCGCGCGGGAGAACATGATGGCTGGGAATATCTTTGAGCTCTTACAGCAGGGCTCAGAGGCCGTGCTGTTCTTCAATGTGTCGGGCAACAAGGTCCTGCAGGGCCCAAAGATGTCGGTCATGGATGCCGAGCTGTTCAAGGTGGCTGACCGTGGAAAAAAGATACTCAGCCATTGATCCGCGGTGGCCGCATGCACAGGCAAGAACGGCAGCCAGCTCCTCCATCGGAAGGCCGCTGACATAGCGCCCACTTTTGCGGTTCATGGCGAAGGTAAGTGCCCGAACCGGGCCGGTGCCGGTCTTAACCGTCACCCAACGCGGTGGAAACGCGCTGGGCACCATGCTCATCTCGCGACGAACCAGGCGGTCAAGGTTTTCGGCCAGCGCTTCGGAGGGCAGCCTGTAGAGCGCTCCGCGGCACTGCCCACCGCGATCAAGGGCAAGCATCAGCCCCGGCGCTTCGGGATTGCCACGAAACCGCTGATCCCACCCAAGACAGAAGGCACGGTGCCAGCCATGTACGACGCCTATCCGTTGTTCAACAAAGGCGCAGGCAGGGTTCCAGATCAGAGACCCATAGGCAAACACCCAAAATCCATCGCCGGGGGTTTCTGCGACCAGTTCGGCGACGACCCTTTGATAATCCGAATCGGTCGCCACCCGGTATCCTGGCAGCGCGATAAACCCCGGATCGTCGAATTTTTGGGTAAGCTTTGCTACATGCGCTTGGGTCAG includes:
- the pheS gene encoding phenylalanine--tRNA ligase subunit alpha, coding for MSELDILETSLMSEITAASDEQAIEAVRLSALGKKGSVSEMLKTLGAMSAEDRQVKGPVINGLKNRITEALTVRRNELRDAAITTRLAAEKVDVTLPLRQAPAERGRIHPISQVIDEITAIFADMGFSIAEGPDVETDYYNFTALNFPEGHPAREMHDTFFLQAAEGAAAKVLRTHTSPVQIRTMETQKPPIRIVIPGKTYRMDSDATHTPMFHQVEGLVIDKTANVANMRWVLEEFCKAFFEVPSLKMRFRPSYFPFTEPSLEVDIQCDRSKPGEVRFGEGDDWMEILGCGMVHPNVLRAGGLDPDEYQGFAWGMGIDRIAMLKYGMPDLRAFFDADVRWLSHYGFRPLDMPSLFGGLSQ
- the pheT gene encoding phenylalanine--tRNA ligase subunit beta, which encodes MKFTLSWLKDHLETDASLDQIVERLTSIGLEVESVDDKSSLKPFVIAKVLTAEKHPDADKLRVLSVDIGNGQAPIQVVCGAPNARAGLIGAFAAPGAYVPGIDVTLAIGKIRGVESHGMMCSERELELSDEHDGIIDLPADAPVGTSYASYAHLDDPLIEIGLTPNHPDATGVYGIARDLAASGLGTLKLAQVEKSVASGQMPVTVSIDAPELCPGFALRLVRGVKNGASPKWMQQRLLAIGLRPINALVDITNYMTFDQGRPLHVFDAAKVTGNLTVRRAAAGEKVLALDGREYQLTPEMCVIADDKGVESIAGIMGGAHSGCDETTTDVLIESALWEPMNIARTGRELGIITDARYRFERGVDPEMMAPGLELATKLVTDFCGGQPSEAQIIGYAGYTPKVVKFPLAEVKRLTGLEVAGQESLDILTRLGFTVSGSGDEVRVSVPSWRPDIDGKADLVEEVMRMHGVDAIEPQPLPALAGVGTKVLTTLQIRTRSARRALAVRGLMEAINWSFISAKHAQAFAGGQPALRLANPIAADMSDMRPSLLPGLLSAVQRNVDRGFGDVALFEVSGTYEGDTPEAQRRVAAGVRRGTAKADGSGRHWSGNGSVVGVFDAKADALAALEACGAPVDKLQIEAGGPEWYHPGRSGSIKLGPKVLLGTFGEFHPKTLELLDVSGPLCGFEIFIDAIPEPKAKPTRTKPKLELSSLQTVKRDFAFVVDRSVEAGPLVRAALSADKKLVTSVSVFDLFEGASLGEGKKSVAIEVSIQPVEKTLTDEDFEALATRIIDNVKKQTGGVLRA
- a CDS encoding Gfo/Idh/MocA family protein; protein product: MFRWGVLSTAKIGREQLLPAIADAENGVITAIASRELSKARALADRFGAPHAFGSYEELLASDEVDGVYIPLPTSQHVEWTLKAANAGKHVLCEKPIALQAADIAQIIEARDRNKVLICEAFMVFYHPQWIKVRQLIAAGAIGRVRHVQGAFSYFNVDPSNMRNQLSLGGGALPDIGVYPSVATRMVTGKEPVRIQATVERDEKFGTDTYSSVKADFGDFDLTFYCSTQMALRQFMVFHGEHGFIEVHGPFNAGDYEHSRVELHNQTHTEATVFRFPGTRQYCLEVETFARAALGGGDDVFPLEQSVKNQKMIDAIFRAGEHDGWEYL
- a CDS encoding gamma-glutamylcyclotransferase, with protein sequence MKADFDDDWTGMHGTTSRHMRLTQAHVAKLTQKFDDPGFIALPGYRVATDSDYQRVVAELVAETPGDGFWVFAYGSLIWNPACAFVEQRIGVVHGWHRAFCLGWDQRFRGNPEAPGLMLALDRGGQCRGALYRLPSEALAENLDRLVRREMSMVPSAFPPRWVTVKTGTGPVRALTFAMNRKSGRYVSGLPMEELAAVLACACGHRGSMAEYLFSTVSHLEQLGIHDRHLWALQDLVARHIEEQHGL